In Chlorocebus sabaeus isolate Y175 chromosome 11, mChlSab1.0.hap1, whole genome shotgun sequence, one DNA window encodes the following:
- the LOC103218821 gene encoding uncharacterized protein, translating to MRNARSTRPARAESWRLSLCFLNWQDAIISKPHCPAGRTCLTAAASHGSRGAGHSDKDQGRSPKHVVCHVEHKKQCPAEFTDSCGVDNAAASVPSQVGFPGHLTARTAAHKREALAVAPTPTLQVNARGAKLRAPKAPRTPDALEHGPKRAGEWKTGCF from the coding sequence ATGAGAAACGCCCGGAGTACCCGCCCCGCACGGGCGGAGAGTTGGCGACTTTCACTCTGCTTTTTAAACTGGCAAGACGCCATCATCAGCAAACCACATTGTCCTGCCGGCCGGACCTGCCTGACGGCGGCCGCATCCCACGGCTCACGCGGGGCTGGACATTCGGACAAGGACCAGGGTCGCAGCCCGAAGCACGTGGTCTGTCACGTAGAGCACAAAAAGCAGTGCCCTGCGGAGTTCACTGACTCCTGCGGCGTAGACAACGCCGCCGCCTCCGTCCCCAGCCAAGTTGGCTTCCCTGGCCATCTTACAGCGCGGACGGCCGCCCACAAACGGGAAGCCCTCGCCGTGGCGCCCACACCTACGCTACAGGTGAACGCACGGGGAGCAAAACTTCGGGCTCCGAAGGCACCCCGGACACCAGACGCTCTTGAGCACGGTCCGAAGAGGGCAGGAGAGTGGAAGACGGGCTGTTTTTAA